The window AAGCTCTGCAAGAATATGATCTAGCAGAGCAATTATATGATAATTGGATGGCGTCTAAGTAATTACTTAACAACTAAAACAGGTATTTTAGAGTGGTGTACTACTTTGTCGGTATTGCTGCCAAGGAAGAAAGTCTTTATGGCCGATTCGTTTTTATTTGGCATTATGATTAAATCACAAGCTTGTTCTTCTGATACGGCCAAGATCTGATCGCTAGGATGACCGTACTCTATGATAGTTTTTGTTCTTATAGATTCTTTTTGGAATTTTTTAGCAACAGACGATAGTACTTGATCGCTTATTTTATAGAGCAATCCAGATCTTTCTTCTGCATAATATTTGTTGTAAAGAGTGATATCGTTGTAATAGGTGTCGTATGCATGGATTCCACTAAAACTAGTTTCTACTATTTCAGATTCTTTGATTACATTCAAAAGTATAACCATAGCATCTAGTTTTTCTGCAAATAGTAGGGCTGTTTCGAAAGTTTTATCGCTTAAGCCAGAAACATCAACTGGTAATAATATTTTTTTCACGAATACTCCTCCTTTCCGAATCGATTCAAAAGAATCACCACTTCTTACTACATATATACCCATTTTACAAAATATAAATTAAAGGAGCGATTAAAATGCAGAAATGGTATACTGATAGACTTTGCTTAGCTGTGATTGATGGTAATTATGCAAAGGGAGTTCTAGATTATTATGAGAGAAATAAAAATTTACTATCTAATTGGGAGCCCGAGAGAGATGATGAATTCTACACGATAGAGCATCATGAAGAGCAATTAAATGATAGTTATGAGAGGGTTCAAAATCGTCAAGAGCTTAGATTATGGATTTTTAAAAAGAATGATGAAAATTTAGAACGTCCAATAGGGACACTTGGATTTAGCAACATAGTATATGGTTGCTTTTTATCTTGCTTTCTAGGTTACAAATTAGATGAAAATGAACTTAACAAAGGGTATATGACAGAGGCTCTTAAAAAAGGGATAGAAATAGCATTTGAAGATTATGGGCTTCACAGAATAGAGGCAAATATAATACCAAGAAATGAACCTTCTCTTGCAGTGGTTAGAAAGTTAGGTTTCATAGAAGAAGGGCTTTCTCCTAAGTACCTCAAAATAAATGGAAAATGGGAAGACCACATTCACATGGTACTTAGGAACAAAGCCCTAGAAAGCTAATGTTTAAAATGATTTCTATTAATTTGTTGTCTCTGCATTTTCATCAGATTCTGTGCCTGATTCATCAGAAGAATCGGAATCTGATGAATCAGATCCATCCTCTGTTTCTGATGAAGTGTCACTGCTGTCTTCAGTAGATTCACCATTAGAAGATTCATCTGAAGTTTCAGAGGATTCGTCATCTTGATCACTTTCGTCATCTT is drawn from Tissierellales bacterium and contains these coding sequences:
- a CDS encoding universal stress protein, which produces MKKILLPVDVSGLSDKTFETALLFAEKLDAMVILLNVIKESEIVETSFSGIHAYDTYYNDITLYNKYYAEERSGLLYKISDQVLSSVAKKFQKESIRTKTIIEYGHPSDQILAVSEEQACDLIIMPNKNESAIKTFFLGSNTDKVVHHSKIPVLVVK
- a CDS encoding GNAT family N-acetyltransferase; the encoded protein is MQKWYTDRLCLAVIDGNYAKGVLDYYERNKNLLSNWEPERDDEFYTIEHHEEQLNDSYERVQNRQELRLWIFKKNDENLERPIGTLGFSNIVYGCFLSCFLGYKLDENELNKGYMTEALKKGIEIAFEDYGLHRIEANIIPRNEPSLAVVRKLGFIEEGLSPKYLKINGKWEDHIHMVLRNKALES